One window from the genome of Elusimicrobiota bacterium encodes:
- a CDS encoding anthranilate synthase component I family protein: MYPSFNQFARWASQYRAVPIWIEPELPGTDLLDWVHSLAGAQQRFFFLHSASAGTQARYSYIALDSPRYSVELDDQALVLRYHADNGARQDALKIGNPYQRFHDWFRLFTGPRVDGLPPFWGGAVGYLGYESAQYVDPKLKSLFSARPKAQSLALEHFGDLEFGVFDAVAIVDHARGRLWIVHTLLLPEARTLSPNQLERIYRQAQDRLRRYAIKLQRAVHQPRAWGTFHTGDICSNCSEAAYRLMVRRAKGLIAAGDIYQGNLSHVFSSTWEGDPWSLYRQLSAINPSPYAALWRSGSRWMLSASPELLLRQEADHVETRPIAGTYPREFPSDDRQVAQTLLRDTKERAEHIMLVDLERNDLGRVCQSPSVQVSEALTQEIYSHVVHLVSDVRGRLAPNKTWLDTLRACFPGGTITGCPKLRAIEVLHKLEPHRRGPYTGSLGWIGFNGDITFNILIRTFFMDKGRMSFAVGAGIVADSDPLREYHETLYKAQALLQALQEQGAIKPPPTKLL; the protein is encoded by the coding sequence ATGTACCCGTCTTTCAATCAATTCGCCCGTTGGGCCTCTCAATACCGCGCGGTCCCGATCTGGATCGAGCCGGAGCTGCCCGGCACCGATCTCCTGGACTGGGTGCATAGTCTCGCCGGCGCTCAGCAGCGGTTTTTCTTTCTTCATAGCGCCTCCGCCGGCACACAAGCCCGTTATTCCTACATCGCCCTGGATTCTCCGCGCTACAGCGTGGAGCTGGATGATCAAGCGCTCGTCCTCCGGTACCACGCCGACAACGGCGCGCGCCAGGACGCGCTCAAAATCGGCAATCCGTATCAGCGTTTCCATGATTGGTTCCGGCTGTTTACCGGGCCGCGGGTGGATGGCCTGCCTCCCTTCTGGGGCGGTGCCGTAGGTTATCTGGGATACGAAAGCGCCCAGTATGTGGATCCGAAATTAAAGTCCCTGTTTTCAGCGCGCCCCAAAGCCCAATCCCTGGCGCTGGAGCATTTCGGCGACCTGGAGTTCGGGGTTTTTGACGCGGTGGCCATTGTGGATCATGCTCGCGGCCGCCTCTGGATCGTGCATACGCTGCTCTTGCCGGAAGCCCGGACGCTATCGCCGAACCAGCTGGAACGGATCTATCGTCAGGCGCAGGACCGTTTGCGGCGATATGCCATCAAGCTCCAGCGGGCCGTTCATCAGCCCCGCGCGTGGGGAACGTTCCACACCGGCGACATCTGCTCCAACTGTTCGGAAGCGGCTTACCGGCTTATGGTGCGAAGAGCCAAAGGCCTTATTGCGGCCGGCGACATTTATCAGGGCAATTTAAGCCATGTTTTTTCCTCAACCTGGGAAGGGGATCCCTGGTCGTTGTACCGCCAGCTGTCGGCCATTAACCCGTCGCCCTATGCCGCGCTGTGGCGGTCCGGCAGCCGGTGGATGCTCAGCGCTTCTCCGGAGCTGCTGCTGCGCCAGGAGGCTGATCACGTGGAAACCCGGCCGATCGCCGGCACGTACCCGCGCGAGTTCCCTTCCGATGATCGCCAGGTCGCCCAGACGCTGCTCCGGGATACCAAAGAGCGGGCCGAACACATCATGCTGGTGGATCTGGAGCGCAACGATCTGGGGCGAGTGTGCCAGTCGCCATCCGTGCAGGTGTCGGAGGCGCTCACCCAGGAAATCTATTCCCATGTGGTGCATCTGGTCTCGGATGTCCGCGGGAGGCTGGCTCCCAACAAGACCTGGCTCGATACGCTGCGGGCTTGTTTCCCCGGCGGGACCATTACCGGCTGCCCCAAGCTCCGGGCGATCGAGGTCCTGCATAAGCTGGAGCCGCACCGGCGCGGCCCCTACACCGGCTCGCTGGGCTGGATTGGATTTAACGGAGATATAACGTTTAATATTCTCATTCGAACCTTCTTTATGGATAAAGGACGGATGAGTTTTGCGGTTGGCGCGGGGATTGTGGCGGATTCCGATCCGCTTCGCGAGTATCATGAAACGCTGTACAAGGCCCAGGCTCTTCTCCAGGCGCTCCAGGAACAAGGAGCAATAAAACCACCTCCCACTAAACTCCTATGA
- a CDS encoding aminotransferase class IV, with the protein MKVFLNHRLLDESKARVSVFDHGFLYGDGVYETVRAYDGRVFRWEEHSRRLRQSARRIALRCPWSSAELLQAVRKVLRANHQPDASVRITLSRGPGPLGLDPEQCPRPTLAILLHPYRALEALWKTGISIGIVRVRRNHPDCLDPQIKSNNSLNTILAKIEAQRMKVFEGILTNLDGDLAEGTISNLFYVRKGCLYTPALSGGLLEGITRRIILQLARQMKLPVREGRCRPPDLQKAQEIFISSTTLEVMPVISVAQYKESRGTAIRRFRVGAGCPGPVARELHRRLRLQIARELKLPRPTSFPPVVGGESILPSLV; encoded by the coding sequence GTGAAAGTATTCCTGAATCATCGGCTCCTGGATGAATCAAAAGCCCGTGTCTCTGTTTTTGATCACGGGTTTCTTTATGGTGATGGTGTTTACGAAACCGTCCGCGCCTACGACGGACGGGTTTTCCGCTGGGAAGAACACTCCCGCCGCCTCCGCCAATCCGCCCGCCGGATTGCGCTCCGCTGCCCCTGGTCTTCCGCTGAATTGCTACAAGCCGTTAGAAAGGTCCTACGCGCGAACCATCAGCCGGATGCGTCGGTACGGATCACCCTGTCCCGCGGGCCCGGACCGCTTGGTCTTGATCCGGAACAATGCCCCCGGCCGACGTTGGCCATTCTCCTCCATCCCTATCGCGCGCTCGAAGCGCTTTGGAAAACCGGGATCTCCATCGGGATTGTCCGCGTCCGGCGGAATCATCCGGACTGCCTGGATCCGCAGATCAAATCCAATAATTCGCTCAATACCATCCTGGCAAAGATCGAAGCGCAGCGAATGAAGGTCTTCGAGGGGATTTTGACCAATCTCGATGGGGATCTGGCGGAAGGAACCATTTCCAATCTTTTTTACGTCCGGAAGGGATGTCTTTATACACCGGCGCTTTCCGGCGGCCTGCTGGAGGGGATCACGCGCCGGATCATTCTCCAACTGGCCCGCCAGATGAAGCTCCCGGTCCGGGAAGGTCGCTGTCGGCCGCCGGATCTACAGAAAGCGCAGGAGATCTTTATCTCCAGCACAACCCTGGAAGTGATGCCGGTGATTTCCGTGGCGCAGTACAAGGAGTCCCGCGGAACCGCGATTCGCCGGTTCCGTGTCGGCGCCGGGTGTCCCGGTCCTGTGGCGCGGGAGCTCCACCGGCGTCTGCGTTTGCAGATCGCGCGGGAGCTGAAGCTGCCACGCCCAACGTCATTCCCCCCGGTAGTTGGGGGGGAATCCATCCTGCCGTCATTGGTATGA
- the hisG gene encoding ATP phosphoribosyltransferase, giving the protein MVNTSKLKLGLPKGSLQEATLEIFKRAGIRVYASDRSYFPTSDDDELEIMLVRSQEMARYVADGAFDAGLTGHDWVMESGAQVHEICELLYAKSGFRPVRWVLAVPNDSPIKSVKDLEGKRIATELVGVTKKYLEKHGVKADVEFSWGATEAKAGFLVDAIVELTETGSSLRANKLRIVDDLLTSSTRFIANGTAWKDPWKREKMENIAMLLQGALASEGMVGLKMNVEQKNLENLMKLLPALKRPTISALSETGWSAIEVIIEEKMVKRLIPQLKRAGAQGIIEYPLNKVIP; this is encoded by the coding sequence ATGGTTAATACGTCGAAGCTTAAATTAGGCCTTCCCAAGGGAAGCCTGCAGGAAGCCACCCTCGAAATTTTCAAGCGGGCCGGCATCCGGGTCTATGCCTCGGATCGATCCTATTTCCCGACCTCCGATGACGACGAATTGGAGATCATGCTGGTGCGTTCGCAGGAAATGGCGCGCTACGTGGCGGACGGCGCTTTTGACGCCGGCCTGACCGGTCATGACTGGGTCATGGAATCCGGTGCCCAGGTGCATGAGATCTGCGAATTGCTTTATGCGAAAAGCGGTTTCCGCCCGGTCCGGTGGGTGCTGGCGGTTCCGAATGACTCTCCGATCAAGTCCGTCAAAGACCTGGAAGGAAAGCGCATCGCCACCGAGCTGGTCGGTGTCACGAAAAAATATCTTGAGAAACACGGCGTGAAAGCGGACGTGGAGTTTTCCTGGGGCGCGACGGAGGCCAAAGCCGGGTTTCTGGTGGATGCCATCGTCGAACTGACGGAAACCGGGAGTTCTCTACGGGCGAACAAACTGCGGATCGTCGATGATCTCCTGACGTCCAGTACCCGGTTTATCGCCAATGGGACTGCCTGGAAGGACCCCTGGAAGCGCGAGAAAATGGAAAATATCGCGATGCTGCTGCAGGGAGCGCTGGCCTCGGAAGGCATGGTCGGGCTCAAAATGAATGTGGAACAGAAAAACCTTGAGAACCTGATGAAGCTTCTGCCGGCGCTCAAGCGCCCGACGATTTCAGCGCTCAGCGAAACCGGCTGGTCCGCGATTGAAGTGATCATTGAAGAAAAGATGGTGAAGCGCCTGATCCCGCAGCTCAAGCGGGCCGGGGCGCAGGGAATCATTGAGTACCCGCTGAACAAGGTGATCCCGTAA